A window of the Hevea brasiliensis isolate MT/VB/25A 57/8 chromosome 6, ASM3005281v1, whole genome shotgun sequence genome harbors these coding sequences:
- the LOC110635500 gene encoding E3 ubiquitin-protein ligase RSL1, with amino-acid sequence MATTTTTTTRAASDDDLHSLLSEQRRELMAAQTLESDLDLAFRLQLQEAVNASLSLLPSSSTSPPTSQTQSSPSVIVIPDQNDAVQASLSSLQSEEISTIEQELNDRKQSELEMRRMREDFDRRMHDQKVAGEILRIPDDEWLEWGDNFEKPFGEGSSKSVENNSSIFKLYFKGLVSEEMVRDQKVILAGIGVAICDPVDNLVFEIRKPLIGNGMSRQAAEAKALIEGLNAALALELKRIVVSCDYYPLYQFVIGRWPPKQRKIATLVNQVSFLQQKFTYCNPTFVARNDVKYAFKLARDAIVSQVTIPAESSCGKTLQETCVICLEDTDAVHIFSVDGCGHRYCFSCMKQHVEVKLLHGLVPKCPHEGCKSELSVDSCGKFLTSKLIETMNQRIKEASIPVTEQIYCPYPKCSALMSKNEISEFAENAFGGFGRSGARKCLKCHGLFCINCKVPWHSIMTCTIYKMLHPNPPAEDVKLKSLATSNLWRQCVKCNHMIELSEGCYHMTCRCGYEFCYNCGAEWKEKKATCHCPLWDEDNILYDDDRDFDDEEEDDDDFEL; translated from the exons ATGGCTACGACCACTACTACAACCACACGTGCGGCCTCCGACGACGATCTCCACTCCCTCCTTTCCGAGCAGCGGCGCGAGCTCATGGCTGCGCAAACCCTCGAATCCGACCTCGACTTAGCCTTCCGCCTCCAACTCCAAGAAGCCGTCAACGCCTCCCTGTCTCTACTCCCTTCCTCGTCAACATCACCACCGACTTCTCAAACACAATCCTCGCCTTCGGTTATTGTTATCCCGGACCAAAACGACGCCGTTCAGGCTTCTCTTTCTTCTCTCCAATCTGAAGAAATCTCCACGATCGAACAAGAGTTGAATGATCGGAAACAATCCGAACTCGAAATGCGCAGAATGAGAGAAGATTTTGATCGTAGAATGCACGACCAGAAAGTCGCTGGGGAGATCTTGAGAATTCCGGACGACGAGTGGCTTGAGTGGGGTGATAATTTTGAGAAACCCTTTGGCGAGGGAAGCTCTAAAAGCGTCGAGAACAATAGTAGCATTTTCAAATTGTATTTCAAGGGTTTGGTGAGCGAAGAGATGGTGAGGGACCAGAAGGTAATTTTGGCTGGGATTGGGGTAGCAATTTGTGACCCAGTAGATAATTTGGTGTTCGAGATAAGGAAGCCATTGATTGGGAATGGAATGAGCAGGCAGGCTGCAGAGGCTAAGGCTTTAATTGAAGGGCTCAACGCGGCTCTTGCTCTGGAGCTCAAGAGGATTGTGGTTTCTTGTGATTATTATCCGCTTTATCAATTT GTTATTGGAAGATGGCCACCAAAGCAGCGCAAGATTGCTACGTTAGTCAACCAAGTGTCTTTCCTTCAACAAAAATTTACATATTGCAATCCCACTTTTGTGGCACGCAATGATGTCAAATATGCTTTTAAACTTGCAAGAGATGCAATAGTTTCTCAGGTCACAATTCCTGCAGAATCAAGCTGTGGCAAGACTCTTCAGGAGACTTGTGTTATCTGTTTAGAAGATACAGATGCTGTGCACATATTTTCAGTTGATGGATGTGGACATCGATACTGCTTTTCTTGTATGAAACAGCATGTGGAGGTGAAGTTGCTTCATGGCTTGGTACCTAAATGTCCTCATGAAGGCTGCAAGTCAGAGCTCAGTGTTGACAGCTGCGGGAAGTTCTTGACTTCCAAATTAATTGAGACAATGAACCAAAGGATAAAAGAAGCTTCGATTCCTGTTACAGAGCAAATTTATTGCCCATATCCCAAATGCTCAGCACTAATGTCAAAAAATGAGATTTCTGAATTTGCTGAAAATGCATTTGGTGGTTTTGGACGTTCAGGTGCTCGGAAATGCTTGAAGTGCCATGGCCTTTTTTGTATTAATTGCAAGGTCCCCTGGCATAGCATCATGACTTGTACCATTTACAAAATGTTGCATCCTAACCCACCTGCAGAAGATGTGAAACTGAAGTCTCTTGCTACAAGTAATCTGTGGCGCCAGTGTGTGAAATGCAATCATATGATTGAACTGTCTGAAGGTTGTTATCACATGACTTGCAG ATGTGGGTATGAGTTTTGCTATAATTGTGGAGCTGAATGGAAGGAGAAAAAGGCAACATGTCATTGCCCTCTCTGGGATGAGGATAATATTTTGTATGATGATGATAGGGACTttgatgatgaagaagaagatgatgatgattTTGAACTTTGA